The DNA window TCCGAGGAGCAGCGGCGCGGCATCTACGACCAGCTCCACAAAGACCCTCGCGTCATCTACTACCTGTGAAGCAAGGTGCGCGGGGGCTTCTCCCTCGGGTGGGGAGCCCGCCCCGTCTCTGGAAGTCCCTCCGGGGTTGGATATATGAGGAACCTATGAGCCCGGCTGAGTCCTTTCCGCTGTACCACCCCGCGGACGCCCGGCGTGCGTTCAGTTCGGACGACGCAACCCGGCGCTTCGCCAAGGTGGCCCAACTGGAGCCGGGCTCGCGCGTGCTGGTGCTCGGGTGTGGGGGAGACGCGAGCGCCGCGTTGGTGCTGGCCCGGGAGATGGGCTGCACCGTCATCGCCGCGGACACCGACGAGTCCATGGTCGCGACCCTCCGAGACAGGGTTCGCCATCAGGGCCTGTCGGACCGCATCGAGGCTCGGGGCGTGACGCTGGACGCCCTCGGGTTCGTCGACGGCTGGCTGGACGCCATCCTCATCCAGGGCCGGGTGCTGTACCCGCTGCGCGCGACGCTCGCGAACCTGCGACCCTTGCTGGCGAGGCGAGGCCGGTTGGGGATGACGTTTCCCGTGAGGGTGGGGCGGGTCCTCCCGAAAGCCGCCAGCGAGCTCTGGGAGCGTCGGCTGGGGGCTCCGCTGCTGCAGCCCCGCGAGATGCTCCAGACGCTGGAGATGAGTGGCTTCGAGCCGGAGTCGGCCGAGACGCTGCACGACTCGGAGCTCGACGACTACTACCGCGAAGTCGAGGCGAGCCTGCGGCCGACCTCGGGGGCTCAGGCCTCGGCGCTCCGCGAGGAGCTGGCGCTGCACCGCGAAAGCAACGGCAAGGCCAGCGTCAGCTATGCGTTCCTGGTGGGACGCCGCAAGGAGCCTGGAGAGAAGCCTCCGGCCTCTCGCGACAGGGGCTGAGTGCGGGTGGTGGGGGCGGGAAGTGCCCGCCCCTCGACCTGGCTCAGTTCAGCGCGCCGTTGAAGTCGACGAGCTCGATGGAGTCGGGCGCCACGGACAGGGAGACCTCGTCCCGGTACCCGGCCGCGTCGCCTCCGACCTGGAACGGCATGGGGCGCGCGAAGCGGATGGTGGCGTCGCGGACGTGGAAGTCGTGGAGGCCTTCGGGGAACCAGCGGCCGTTCCACAAGCGGGGCAGGTTGGCCAGCACCTGCGTGGGCGTCACCTGGCCCAGCCGCAACTGCATGAAGCCCCGCCGGCCACACGCGAACGGGAACATGCGGAAGCCATAGCCATAGAAGGGCATGGTCCCCGCGGCGGCCATCATCAGCCTACCTCGGAAGAGCAGCTCACCCGGGGCCACGGGCTCACCCATCGGCTGCCCATCCGCGCCCAGCCGGTACGCCTCGCCGGCCTGCCCGTTGACGACCTCGCACTCGACCCAGGTGGAGTTCGTCAGGTAGTGCGGCACCGTCTTGCAGGCCACCGCGGAGAAGTAGCCGCCGCTGCCCGAGAGGACGCTCTTGAGCAGCCCCTTGCCCAGGTTCTCCTTCACCCAGATGTAGTCGTTGAGCACCTTGCCATCCACGCCCAGGCCCGCGAAGGGGGCGCGCTGGCCGTCCACCATCAGCAGGTCCATGGGGCGGAAGCCCGGGATTTCCCCCGTCCGGGCGCGCAGCACGTCGTTGAGGATGCCGTCGCCCCGGGTACCAGAGGCGTTGACGTGGGCGGCGATTCCATTGCCCGTGCCCAGCTTGAGGATGCCGAAGCGGGGCGCCTGCTGGCCGGCGAAGCGGCCTCGGGGGCCGACCTGCTGGAGCACCTCGTTCACGAAGCCCATGAAGGTGCCGTCGCCGCCGCCGGTGAAGACCATCGGGTAGCCGCGCTCCAGCACCGTCTGGGCGATGCGGCGGCCATCAAGGGGCGAGCGGGAGAGGAACAGGTCCTGCTCCGGCACCACGTGCGACAGCGACTTCACCACCCGGGCATCCACCTTGCGGGCGTTCGCGTTGAGCAGGACCGCGACCTTCGGCTCCGCGGAGACGTCCGCCGAGGGGGAACGGCGTAGCTCCGGAGAACGCAAGGGCTGAACCAGCA is part of the Myxococcus landrumus genome and encodes:
- a CDS encoding SAM-dependent methyltransferase, with the translated sequence MSPAESFPLYHPADARRAFSSDDATRRFAKVAQLEPGSRVLVLGCGGDASAALVLAREMGCTVIAADTDESMVATLRDRVRHQGLSDRIEARGVTLDALGFVDGWLDAILIQGRVLYPLRATLANLRPLLARRGRLGMTFPVRVGRVLPKAASELWERRLGAPLLQPREMLQTLEMSGFEPESAETLHDSELDDYYREVEASLRPTSGAQASALREELALHRESNGKASVSYAFLVGRRKEPGEKPPASRDRG
- a CDS encoding diacylglycerol/lipid kinase family protein, with amino-acid sequence MLVQPLRSPELRRSPSADVSAEPKVAVLLNANARKVDARVVKSLSHVVPEQDLFLSRSPLDGRRIAQTVLERGYPMVFTGGGDGTFMGFVNEVLQQVGPRGRFAGQQAPRFGILKLGTGNGIAAHVNASGTRGDGILNDVLRARTGEIPGFRPMDLLMVDGQRAPFAGLGVDGKVLNDYIWVKENLGKGLLKSVLSGSGGYFSAVACKTVPHYLTNSTWVECEVVNGQAGEAYRLGADGQPMGEPVAPGELLFRGRLMMAAAGTMPFYGYGFRMFPFACGRRGFMQLRLGQVTPTQVLANLPRLWNGRWFPEGLHDFHVRDATIRFARPMPFQVGGDAAGYRDEVSLSVAPDSIELVDFNGALN